Proteins from one Bacteroides zhangwenhongii genomic window:
- a CDS encoding DUF4962 domain-containing protein, giving the protein MKTIFRFQTLFSLLACLCLAIACSDDSLPYTTGQDTETPAEAPDALHDKLREKPYPKADNEIYINPAPFIVPQAMKTGDKLQFSLSNQADFSGTETILSTPKSWCMYNIHKTLKSGIWYWRFRSVLSDGSEQPWSETYSFEVKDETPKFVTPAFDVFLNNAPRTHPRLFCFLDDGIEQARRNVTSHPEYPELISRAKAAMTTDYPSLPNPYDQAEAIKVSIQHLYQAYYLTQQTIYADKMHEILNVLLKNPASDAQLFASNFGATDIAISFIEIYDLLYDTLTPNEKQEIENLLMRVSRYYFKLYCGMQENHIFDNHFWQHNMRILFQAAFVLYDKSSYTEEILPMLEYYYELWTARAPASGFNRDGVWHNGAGYFNANVKTLYYMPSLFSSITQKDFLQHPWYQNAGKAMAYTWPPASKSAGFGDGSEKGDEPNRQRISFADFIARETGDPYAGWYAAQSASLLRKDYELRLYRMVRNQTYATDFPSNNPKLIWYKDAGEVVIHSDLAHTDQNLSLCFRSSTFGSGSHTVSNQNSFNLLYQGADIYRSSGYYLNFSDAHNLMSYRHTRAHNTILVNGIGQPYSTKGYGNITRAMGGDHISYCLGDASHAYSGISDDPMWIAAFKAAGITQTPDNGFGTTPLTLYRRHLLMLHPDIVVIYDELEASEPVRWDWLLHSPTQFSIQQEQHILSTTHPTKGFTTITQQFSDQASQITQTDQFVVPPLPEPSPLYPNQWHLTATFAPSSKNRILTIIQIKDNSNSGESSNVIRKGDTFQCGEYEIKAILDSSRPAELNVTHQASDAIFSYSSDNPTINNGTYLRKYLYSSLLYDTSDGRYRVTEQMDYIPVSTRVAR; this is encoded by the coding sequence ATGAAAACAATCTTCCGCTTCCAAACTCTTTTCAGCCTTTTAGCTTGTCTATGCCTGGCAATTGCCTGTAGCGATGATTCTCTTCCCTATACAACCGGGCAAGATACAGAAACTCCTGCCGAAGCTCCCGATGCTTTGCACGACAAGCTCCGTGAAAAGCCATATCCGAAGGCGGATAATGAAATCTATATCAATCCGGCTCCCTTCATTGTTCCCCAAGCTATGAAAACCGGAGACAAACTTCAATTTTCCCTCTCCAACCAAGCAGACTTCTCAGGAACAGAAACGATTCTTTCCACCCCTAAAAGCTGGTGTATGTATAATATACACAAAACCCTGAAAAGCGGTATTTGGTACTGGCGTTTCCGCTCCGTCCTTTCTGACGGCAGCGAACAGCCCTGGAGTGAAACATACTCTTTTGAAGTCAAAGACGAAACTCCCAAGTTCGTGACTCCTGCATTCGACGTATTCCTGAACAATGCTCCCCGCACCCATCCACGACTTTTTTGTTTCCTGGACGATGGCATCGAACAGGCACGCCGCAACGTGACCTCCCATCCGGAATATCCCGAACTTATCAGTCGCGCCAAGGCCGCAATGACGACAGATTACCCCAGCCTGCCCAACCCCTACGACCAGGCAGAGGCCATCAAAGTATCTATCCAGCATCTCTATCAAGCCTACTACTTAACACAACAAACGATATATGCAGATAAAATGCATGAAATCCTGAACGTCCTTTTAAAGAATCCGGCATCCGACGCACAGCTATTTGCTTCCAACTTCGGAGCTACCGACATCGCTATCAGCTTCATAGAGATTTATGATTTACTCTATGATACCCTTACTCCCAACGAGAAACAAGAAATAGAGAATCTTTTGATGCGTGTTTCCAGATACTACTTCAAACTGTATTGCGGAATGCAAGAGAACCATATTTTCGACAACCATTTTTGGCAGCACAATATGCGCATACTATTTCAAGCCGCCTTTGTACTCTACGACAAAAGCAGCTATACAGAAGAAATACTCCCCATGCTGGAATACTACTATGAGTTATGGACTGCCCGTGCTCCCGCATCAGGTTTCAACCGGGATGGTGTATGGCACAATGGAGCGGGATATTTCAATGCCAACGTCAAAACTCTCTATTATATGCCCTCTCTCTTTTCCTCCATTACACAAAAAGACTTCCTGCAACATCCCTGGTATCAGAATGCAGGCAAGGCAATGGCCTACACCTGGCCGCCCGCTTCCAAAAGTGCGGGCTTCGGTGACGGCAGCGAAAAAGGAGATGAGCCCAATCGGCAACGTATCTCCTTTGCGGATTTCATCGCACGGGAAACCGGAGATCCATACGCCGGATGGTATGCCGCCCAATCGGCAAGTCTTTTGCGGAAAGATTACGAATTACGTCTCTATCGCATGGTACGCAACCAAACGTATGCTACTGACTTCCCATCCAACAATCCGAAATTAATTTGGTACAAAGATGCCGGTGAAGTAGTTATCCATTCCGACCTTGCACACACCGACCAGAATCTCTCCCTCTGTTTCCGTTCCAGCACTTTCGGTTCTGGCAGCCATACGGTATCCAATCAAAATAGTTTCAATTTACTTTATCAAGGTGCGGACATTTACCGGAGCAGTGGATACTATCTCAATTTTTCTGATGCACACAACTTAATGTCTTATCGACATACGCGTGCGCACAACACGATATTAGTCAATGGTATCGGACAACCTTACTCCACAAAAGGGTATGGAAATATCACTCGTGCTATGGGTGGTGACCACATCTCTTATTGTCTCGGTGATGCATCCCATGCATACAGCGGCATCAGTGATGATCCAATGTGGATAGCCGCTTTCAAGGCAGCAGGTATCACCCAAACACCAGACAACGGATTCGGGACGACTCCCCTTACCCTTTATCGCCGCCACCTTTTAATGCTGCATCCGGATATCGTAGTTATTTACGATGAATTGGAAGCATCCGAGCCTGTTCGTTGGGATTGGTTATTGCATAGCCCTACCCAATTTTCCATCCAACAGGAGCAGCATATCCTGTCTACTACCCACCCGACCAAAGGATTTACCACCATCACTCAACAATTCAGTGACCAAGCAAGTCAAATCACGCAAACAGACCAGTTTGTAGTGCCCCCTTTGCCGGAACCTTCGCCACTATATCCTAACCAATGGCATTTGACAGCTACTTTTGCACCCAGTTCCAAGAACCGGATATTGACGATTATACAAATCAAGGACAATTCAAATTCAGGAGAAAGTTCCAATGTCATACGGAAAGGGGATACTTTCCAATGTGGAGAATACGAAATAAAAGCCATCCTGGATAGTTCACGTCCTGCCGAATTGAATGTCACCCATCAGGCAAGTGACGCTATATTCAGCTATTCTTCTGATAATCCGACCATCAACAACGGAACTTATTTGCGGAAATATCTATATTCTTCCCTGCTATATGATACTTCAGACGGTAGATACCGGGTTACGGAACAAATGGATTATATTCCGGTTTCAACACGAGTTGCACGATGA